The following nucleotide sequence is from Salvia miltiorrhiza cultivar Shanhuang (shh) chromosome 7, IMPLAD_Smil_shh, whole genome shotgun sequence.
TATGTGTTAATTTTTACCTCATTTTGTAACATAGTATGTGATTATTATAAAAGGAGATATAGAATCCCTTCTCCAAATGCCTGCTGGTTGTAATGATATATAACTGTATAAACTATCTCCTCCGCCAGATTGTTATCAAGCTATGAATGAATatctctcttttttatttttttcagtgACGAGGGAAGTTCGGACTGCATAAAGGAGGTTACTGTGTTGAGTATgagtattaatttaaataaataaaaataatgaaactaGTTTTTGTATACTTGATATTTTAAGATTTTTGATAATTTCtatccttttttttatatacttcCCACATTTATTAACTTTTCCTTTGAATTCCAAAACATTAACTTTATATATGTCCTATATTTATTAACTTAAATACACCAAATTTACGCTACAAATTCAACCAAATAAGATAATGATAATCATAAAACCAAGAAAACAGACGAAACAGTCCcatttccttatttggataTAAAAGCTGGtgataataaaaatgaaatattttcacACAAATTTCCGTATCGCAATCCAAGTATCGAGAATCCGATAACCTAATCTCTCTCACACAGTCACGCACTAAAAATCTGCAAACCCCTCTCGACAGTTTTAAACCCCCCACAGCCTCCACCGTCAGAGCCGCTTGTTGCAACCATAATGGCATCCGTAGCATCAGTTTCCATGGAGATTGCCTCAAATTTTATGGGATTGGCCAGAAGCCTCTCTTATCCAATTTCATCTGTGAAAACCACGCATTTCTTCAGCAGAAACAGGCAAAAATTCACTGTTCAAAATCGGAAGTTCGTGGCCTGCACTATTTCTGATAATTCAAGAATTGTATGCTCGTCGAAGCAGCCGAAAAGGCACTTTTGCCGCAGATTGACGGTTGCCTCCGCCGCCACCTCGGCCTCAGAAACTGAGGATTCTGGTGTTGTGACCAAAATCCCTCCTGATAATAGAATCCCAGCTACCATTATTACTGGTTTCTTGGGTTCTGGAAAGGTATTTGCAGTGTTCTTTTAGTTCTGGGGTTTCTGACTTCTCTTCAGCTGTATTATATTTGCTACTTATTAATCATGGCGTTTGGGTGCTAAAGTTTTAATCTTGTTTAAAcaagtttttgaatttttttatatgaagtCGACAACACCTAGTATGGTGTAATTATTATGTAGATGGAGTAATTGTGCATTGGCCACTAAAACTAATGACGTGGAAGCTGGTGATTGTTATTAGTCTCTTAATGtttaatattatttctatttaatcTTGCATTATTGACACAGGCCTTCCAGATTCCTCTATGTACATAGCTAAGTGAATAATACCTTACCTTGCTTTTAGCTGATGTATCATTCTAATTGATTCTCAATTGTTTGGCAGACTACCTTGTTAAACCACATCTTGACTGCTGATCATGGGAAACGCATTGCAGTTATTGAAAATGAGGTATGGAGTGTAGTTAATGTTAGTGGTATTACACTATATACTCAAATGGATCTGGTTGATTTGTTCTGGATTAAGAGCTTCATTTTCAATTGGAACTGAGATGCATTCTTTTCCCTCAAGAGCACTGATATGTCAAAACGCTCTTGACGGGAGTTGAAGGTTTAGTTTTCATTTggagaatgcagttttggaatACAAGGTTCTAATTTTGGTTGACCTACTGGTATGTCAGTTCGGTGAGGTTGACATTGATGGCTCCCTAGTTGCTGCCAAGGCTGCTGGAGCAGAGGACATTATGATGCTCAATAATGGATGTCTATGTTGCACTGTTAGGGGGGATCTTGTTCGGATGATTTCGGAACTTGTTAGTACAAAGAAAGGGAAATTTGATCACATTGTTATTGAGACAACAGGTACGCtgattgaataaataatttagtttGCTTTGAGGTTGTTCGATTCCTAAATATGTCATGAGCATTCTTTCTCTTATCTTCCCATACAATTGATATACCATGTGCTGCACTGGGTTCCATCTTTCCAGGATTAGCAAATCCAGCACCAATTATTCAGACGTTTTATGCTGAGGATCAACTATTTAATGATGTTAAACTCGATGGAGTGGTCACACTTGTTGATGCTAAGCATGCTGGTATTCACCTCGATGAAGTTAAGCCTGAAGGTGTAGTCAATGAGGCAATAGAGCAAATAGCGTATGCTGATCGCATCATAATAAACAAGGTACAAGTTGGTTATTATTACATGTTTTATTCCTGGAAAACTCAAATGTAAAGTTTGTTCGCGAGTATTAGCTAATTTGCACCTTCTTTTCAGATTCTCATTCTCACCTCTAGAATGATGTAATgattatatatctatatatactgTGGTAGTAGGAAATTATTTGCTTAACCTGTGGCTTCTTAGAATGTCGTTCTCTAGATCTTGTTGCTTCACAAGTTATGCTTTGGGTTTGCCTTTTTGCTAGAAAACTGATTACATGATATTTTGTTTACAGACTGATCTTGTTGGCGAACCTGCGGTTGCTTCTCTGGTTGAAAGGATAAGGGTGGGTTTTCTCAAATGTTCCGTTTGACTACTtccctctttttcttttttcctggATCCTTTCTAACAAACTCTTTCCTGTAATCCAGGGCATAAATCGTATGGCTCAACTCAAGGGAACACAATATGGGCAAGTTGATTTGGATTATGTTCTTGGCATTGGAGGCTTCGATTTGGAAAGGTCTACTTCAGACCTTCAATGTTTCCTCTGCCTTTTCACCCCTTTTCATTTACTCTTTTTCTATGATCGTATACTCAGGTTTTCCATGTTGCAAGTTTGTTTTTTTACTGTGTTTCTTGCTAGCTTGCTATCACTCAAAATACACTGTTCGAATTGTAACGTGCTGTATGGGAAATTTCATGATGCCTTAGAATCCAAATAAAATTATGGGATGCATTTCTTTTTCGCATGAATATGTACTTCGTTTTCAAAGTATGATCAAAGGTATAGTTTTTCTCAAGCTAAGTGAATACTTGCAGAATTGATAGTGCTGTTGACGTGGACCACTCTAAAGAAGATCATGATGGTCATAGCCATGAGCACGACCATGATCATGACCACGAGCACCATCATCATGGTCACGAACATGACCATAACCATAGCCATGGTAACTACTTTCTGTTCTTTTACTGTCTTGAGAATTGCCTTCAAGAATTGGCATGAGCTGTGAAATACGAATTAGAACTGCTAACTAGAAATATTCTGATATAGCTGCATGATGTCGTTTGTTAGTAAGTCATCTTTCCCCTTCCAGCATTAAGGGTCTATGTTTTTCCAAAGCTTGCACGCTATTATATTTGAGTTACCTACCTTACTGCTTCATTGAAGTCTAACATTTTATGATGATATTGCAATCAGGCcataattttctttcttttcctacCTGGTTCTCTGCGTGATAAAATGGTGTTGTTGCCGTTGAGTGTGGCACTTTTACCTCTATACGCACTGTATAAATAATGATAAGATGATAAAACAATCACAGTTCAGCTTGCCGTACTAATTTCTTGAATACTGTTGCAGAACATCACGGTGAGCATCACCACGATCATACACACGACCCCGGTGTTTCTTCTGTTAGCATAGTATGTGAAGGGACCTTGGATCTTGAAAAGGTGGGTTGCACGATGGTCTTATTCAAGATTTGTAATGTTTATTTGATGGAAACTTACGCAATGCTGATTTGGTTCACTGTATTACAGGCCAACATGTGGCTAGGCAACCTATTGTTAGACAGAAGCGAGGACATATATCGAATGAAGGGTCTTCTATCCATTGATGGCATGCCCGAGCGATTTGTTTTTCAGGTAATAACAAACCCTAGTGAAACTATCTACTTCGCTCTACTATATGCGTCTTCAATCTTTGAAATGATGGGTTCTTGGATTTTTAACCAAATTCCTCTACTGATACCATTTTGCACTAGCTTATATAGTTTTATGTCATCTAATTCGTGTGTCGTCATAGGGTGTCCACGACATATTCCAAGGTTCACCGGATAGGTTATGGGGCACAGACGAAGCGAGGGTAAATAAGCTGGTGTTTATCGGGAAGAAGCTCGACAGGGAGGAATTGGAGGAAGGCTTTAGGGCGTGTCTGTTATAGTTGTAAGGAAAGGATACATCCATGTTTCAAAATAAAACAACTATTCTATAGAGTAACATTAAACTTTTCATGATTATTTGTGTTGCTATTTACTAAATagctttcttcttcttcttcttctttctgttGTCGCACACATTTTGCACAGGAACTGTGTAATCACTAGTCACTTGTTGTAGGgactattttcttttcttttcttctctctTTTCATAACATTAGTTACCGGTATGTCTGAACACTTGGCACTCAAGTTTCTTTCAAAACTGTTCAGTTTTTATTTGGGATTATATTATCAAATTCGAACTTAGTTTACCGAATATATAAGGTTTTTTCGAGTTTTTAGAAGATTATTTATTCACAAATTTTTTATACATTTACTTTATTCGTTTTTTCTTACAACAATCAAggctaattaaatatttaatacactttattactccctccgtcccaatattgaaGTCTCCTTTCGTTTGGACACAGatatttaggagagttaaaaTAGATGTAAAaatagtagggaccacataattagtgctttaattaatggtattttatttcttaattaaatcAGAGCCAGATTCCACCGCAGCCACATAAAGAAGCCGGCCGTCACCTTCTTCCCCAAATTCCACCGGCCGCCAGAAATCAGAAGCTCCTCCTCCAGTTCCACAAATTCCACCGCCACCGGCTTCCCCAAATCTGAAAAATCCTTCGTCTCATCTCAGAGACGCCGCCGGAGCCACCACCCTTCATCTCATCTTTGCACTGCCGGCAAGGCCACTATTTTCCCCCAAATCTGCAAAATCCACCGCACCACCGCGCCACCCAAAATCAAGCTCAGAAATCCACCGCACCAAATCTGCAACCAAAATCCCTAACCAAATCTGCAACTCAAATCTACATCCAAAATCCACCATATTTGCTCTGCCGGCAAGGCCACCATTTCTCCCCAAATCTGAAACAGAGCTGGGAATAAACCTCCCTAATCTGCAACCCTACCACCTCTATACTACCGTCGTGCCGCCGCACCGCCTTCGAGgaagagagtagagagagagaggtggtggaAGGCAGAGTACATACAGAGAGATAGGGTTTCGCCCTTTGCAGAGGGCGGCGGCTGGCTGCGCGGATGTGTCTAGGAGAGGGAGTcggtggaggcggaggagatcagagggttgaggcggtggagagataggaggcggcggcgcctcgccGACGCCAGGAGAGGGCAGAGCCCTGGTCGCCGGAAAACGGGCGGCGAGGCAGGGGCCTTGTCGCTGCGGTCACCGGGAGAGAAGAGGAACGGTGGTGGTGAGGCGTCCGAGAGAGAAaggcgaagagagagagagggagagagagatttgggaaagagagtgtgtgagagagagagagagagagagagagagagagaatgagattaagttataaagagagagagaattgttaattaattgaactaattgtattttaatttatgccaaaaaaggaaaggagaCTTTAAtattgggacggctcaaaaaggaataagagacttgaatattgggacggagggagtactaaattaAGTAGTAGTATAATATTGTAGGTTACatgatattattaattttatattttagaacTACATTTATCAAATTGAGTAGTCAAGTTCAAATTAACTTAACTCATTTATTACATGTATGtgatttcataaaataaaaaaaattacatgtatGTGACCCGAGCATATCATATGTTAACACGTAGTACAAAATATAACTATAATGAATATTGGTAATTTATTATTAGAGAAATATATCAATATTTTAgtacaaatataattataatggATATATTAATCTATTACTATTAGAGAAACATATCCATATTTTCCGCAAAAAAGCCCTACAAattatatattgatatatttaaatattttccgCAAAGAAGCCCTACATATTATATgctaatatatttaaataaataataccttatataataaaaacatatagtATAATCTTACCATATAGTACTATGTAGCAATCGAGCCTAAATAGGCTTGGTATCAAACTCACTTCAAAAAGAGACTTCATATCAAACTctctaaaaaaatcataaagaaaaaaaagaaactagAAAAACCGCCTTTTGACCTTCGTTGCTGAGGAAGGATTATCACAATTCACACAATCATTGTTACTCGTTAGCTCTTAACCGGAAACCTCCCCCGCTACATCTACCATCTTCTTCTCCGTTCCACCTCAAGATTCTTAAACATGGTATGTACTTTTGATTCTTTATACTAGGTCGTTCCTCCGATTTGGGTTCTGTAAAAAGTTTAATTCTTTTTCGtgatttccattttttttttccggcaAGGATGGTTTGAGTTATCTTATGCTCTTTTACATAGTTACTCAAGTATCAAGATCTAACTTTTTACATGAATTAGCTGTTATTTTCATGATATAGCCCCAATTTATGCGATTTCTTTGGGATTTTAATGTAACGTTAGTGTTtagattttggggattttcgaGAGAGATAGGCCAGGCTAGGGTTCCGAGCTATATGCTTGTTTTGTACTTCGTTTGAAATATTGGGTAGGTGTTgaattttatgcatttttttttctgaacAATTTTAGGGTTCACATGGTGAGGATGTGATGGAAGAGGAAGATGATTACGTTGAGTATGTTCCTGTGGCAAAGCGGCGTGCGCTTGAGGCGCAGAAGATTTTGCAGCGTAGGGGGAAGTCTTCCGCACTCGATGAGGAGATCGAGAAACAGAATCTCGTGGAGGCGAAACCTAGTCTACTGGTGAAAGCTTCTCAACTGAAGAAAGATCAGCCGGAGATCACCCAAACCGAGCAGATAATACTACAGGAGAAGGAGATGATCGAACACCTTTCGGATAGGAAAACTTTGATGTCTGTTCGGGAGCTGGCCAAGGGCATCACTTACACTGACCCTTTACTGACTGGGTGGAAGCCGCCCTTGCCAATAAGAAGGATGTCGAGCAAGGCTTGTGATGCCATAAGAAGGCAGTGGCACATTATCGTTGATGGAGAAGATATCCCCCCACCAATCAAGAACTTTAAGGACATGAGGTTTCCGCAGCCCATTTTGAAGAAATTAAAAGCTAAAGGGATTGTGCAGCCGACGCCCATCCAAGTGCAGGGGCTGCCAGTTATTTTGTCTGGGAGAGATATGATTGGGATTGCTTTTACAGGGTCTGGAAAGACTTTAGTGTTTGTGTTGCCACTCATTATGATCGCGTTGCAGGAGGAGATTATGATGCCAATTACTCCGGGGGAAGGACCTTTTGGATTGGTTGTTTGTCCTTCTAGGGAGCTGGCTAGGCAAACTTATGAAGTTGTAGAGCTGTTTCTTGAATCATTGAAAGAGGCTGGCTATCCGGAGCTGCGGCCTTTGCTTTGCATTGGAGGAATTGATATGAAGTTGCAACTTGATATAGTGAAAAAAGGAGTTCACATTGTGGTTGCTACTCCAGGGCGACTGAAGGATATGCTAGCAAAGAAGAAAATGAATCTAAACAACTGCAGGTAATGATTGCGCTCTCTGCTTCTTCTCTCCTTTGCAGCTTCTATTTACTAGGGCTGGTAGTTGTTGATTTCTGCATTCGATGGTTACCTAAGATCTAAAATTAGAATTATGGATCCGTATAGTTACTGTGTATTATTTCATAGATTCTGAAGTGAGCTTTTCTGCAGATATCTGACATTAGATGAGGCTGATCGTTTGGTGGATCTGGGATTTGAAGATGACATTAGAGAAGTTTTTGATCACTTCAAGGGTCAAAGACAGACTCTTCTATTTTCTGCCACCATGCCCACAAAGATTCAGAATTTTGCAAGAAGTGCCCTTGTAAAGCCTGTCACGGTGAATGTGGGAAGGGCTGGAGCAGCAAATTTGGATGTGATTCAAGAAGTTGAATATGTCAAGCAGGAGGCGAAGATTGTTTACCTTCTTGAATGTTTGCAGAAGACGTCACCCCCTGTTTTGGTTTTTTGTGAGAACAAAGCTGATGTGGACGACATTCATGAGTATCTTCTGTTAAAGGGAGTTGAAGCTGTTGCAATACATGGAGGAAAAGACCAAGAAGACAGAGAATATGCCATATCGTCATTCAAGGCTGGCAAGAAGGATGTTTTAGTGGCTACTGATGTGGCTTCAAAAGGTCTTGATTTTCCTGATATCCAACACGTCATCAACTACGATATGcctgctgaaatagaaaattATGTCCATCGGATTGGAAGGACAGGGCGATGTGGGAAAACAGGAATTGCGACAACCTTTATCAACAAGAACCAGAGTGAGACGACTCTGCTTGATCTGAAACACCTATTGCAAGAGGCAAAGCAGAGGATACCTCCTGTTCTGGCTGAGCTCAATGATCCAATGGAAGATGCGGAGGCAATAGCTAATGCAAGTGGTGTGAAAGGGTGTGCCTATTGTGGTGGGCTTGGTCATCGTATTCGAGACTGCCCCAAGTTAGAACATCAAAAGAGCCAGCAAATTGCCAGTTCAAGAAGAGATTATTTTGGTTCTGGGGGATATCGTGGGGAAATGTGATGGCTACTCTTAAGTTATGTTCTCTTTACTCGAAGTACGTTTATAGTGTCAAAATGTTTCGTGTTGCATTTTGATTCAAAAATTGTACGGATCAAAAAATTCTAGGTCCAGTTTTGTAGTCACGCAACCGTTGTCCTGATATCATATCTACAGAGCTAATTTTAATAGATTCCCTGTTATGGCCTCGCTTCTTGCTCAAGACAACTCTCACACTCCATTCAGTGGAAATGGTACGTTCACTTTGAAATGATTTTCCACCTTAAAACATGATGTTTATCTTTCAATTTATGTAGTTAGTGTCTTGGTAAAAAACCTACCGCAGTTGGAAAAGTCATTGAAAGAAAGAATTGCTTCACAACTTGTACTCGTTTCCAGAATTTATTTCAGTAAAATGTTGCTCTCACTACATGGCCGTATAATGTCTGGAAACAATAAACTGTTTACATGAAGTGTAAAGCAAACCAACGAAATAGAACTAGTCCTAGACTCTCGAAATCAACTTAGGTTGAATCTTGTAATACTGCTTTGGTTGTTGACAATTGATGGATTTGATTCTTGGTATAGGATCTGCAGTAGACCTGGTCGTCTTTCCTGTACACGTGAAACGCACACCCTTAGGAGAAGTATGAAGTGTGCATAGACTATGTTTTGGATTCTTGATGACGAACAAGAAAATGTGGAAGATGCCATTAGTCTTATACTAGTTGATTAGATTACCACAATATTATGCAGATGCAAGAATACTATTATGATTACTGTCATGAAATAGTATGGGATGCAAGTAAAATTTTGCTTTACAATTTGGGATGCCTTTTCCTTGTCTTTGTTGTTTATGTGCTTCAAAAGGAATAAATGAAATGTTTCATGAATAATACGTACCTTCACTATCTGAATG
It contains:
- the LOC130992251 gene encoding uncharacterized protein LOC130992251 isoform X1; translation: MASVASVSMEIASNFMGLARSLSYPISSVKTTHFFSRNRQKFTVQNRKFVACTISDNSRIVCSSKQPKRHFCRRLTVASAATSASETEDSGVVTKIPPDNRIPATIITGFLGSGKTTLLNHILTADHGKRIAVIENEFGEVDIDGSLVAAKAAGAEDIMMLNNGCLCCTVRGDLVRMISELVSTKKGKFDHIVIETTGLANPAPIIQTFYAEDQLFNDVKLDGVVTLVDAKHAGIHLDEVKPEGVVNEAIEQIAYADRIIINKTDLVGEPAVASLVERIRGINRMAQLKGTQYGQVDLDYVLGIGGFDLERIDSAVDVDHSKEDHDGHSHEHDHDHDHEHHHHGHEHDHNHSHEHHGEHHHDHTHDPGVSSVSIVCEGTLDLEKANMWLGNLLLDRSEDIYRMKGLLSIDGMPERFVFQVITNPSETIYFALLYASSIFEMMGSWIFNQIPLLIPFCTSLYSFMSSNSCVVIGCPRHIPRFTG
- the LOC130992251 gene encoding uncharacterized protein LOC130992251 isoform X2, whose translation is MASVASVSMEIASNFMGLARSLSYPISSVKTTHFFSRNRQKFTVQNRKFVACTISDNSRIVCSSKQPKRHFCRRLTVASAATSASETEDSGVVTKIPPDNRIPATIITGFLGSGKTTLLNHILTADHGKRIAVIENEFGEVDIDGSLVAAKAAGAEDIMMLNNGCLCCTVRGDLVRMISELVSTKKGKFDHIVIETTGLANPAPIIQTFYAEDQLFNDVKLDGVVTLVDAKHAGIHLDEVKPEGVVNEAIEQIAYADRIIINKTDLVGEPAVASLVERIRGINRMAQLKGTQYGQVDLDYVLGIGGFDLERIDSAVDVDHSKEDHDGHSHEHDHDHDHEHHHHGHEHDHNHSHEHHGEHHHDHTHDPGVSSVSIVCEGTLDLEKANMWLGNLLLDRSEDIYRMKGLLSIDGMPERFVFQGVHDIFQGSPDRLWGTDEARVNKLVFIGKKLDREELEEGFRACLL
- the LOC130992254 gene encoding DEAD-box ATP-dependent RNA helicase 35, with amino-acid sequence MGSHGEDVMEEEDDYVEYVPVAKRRALEAQKILQRRGKSSALDEEIEKQNLVEAKPSLLVKASQLKKDQPEITQTEQIILQEKEMIEHLSDRKTLMSVRELAKGITYTDPLLTGWKPPLPIRRMSSKACDAIRRQWHIIVDGEDIPPPIKNFKDMRFPQPILKKLKAKGIVQPTPIQVQGLPVILSGRDMIGIAFTGSGKTLVFVLPLIMIALQEEIMMPITPGEGPFGLVVCPSRELARQTYEVVELFLESLKEAGYPELRPLLCIGGIDMKLQLDIVKKGVHIVVATPGRLKDMLAKKKMNLNNCRYLTLDEADRLVDLGFEDDIREVFDHFKGQRQTLLFSATMPTKIQNFARSALVKPVTVNVGRAGAANLDVIQEVEYVKQEAKIVYLLECLQKTSPPVLVFCENKADVDDIHEYLLLKGVEAVAIHGGKDQEDREYAISSFKAGKKDVLVATDVASKGLDFPDIQHVINYDMPAEIENYVHRIGRTGRCGKTGIATTFINKNQSETTLLDLKHLLQEAKQRIPPVLAELNDPMEDAEAIANASGVKGCAYCGGLGHRIRDCPKLEHQKSQQIASSRRDYFGSGGYRGEM